From Fusobacterium varium:
CTTACAAAACAAAGGTACATCCTATCAGAATGTTTTCTATCATTGTTTATGCCTATTCGCGCAATTTAACTTCTACTAGAGATATAGAAATGGCTTGCCATGAAAATATTAAATTTAGGTTTCTTTTACAAGATTCTAAAATTCCTGATCACTCTACTATTTCTAGATTCTTAGTAAAAACTGAAGATATTCTTCCAGATCTATTTGAACAATTCGTTGAAAAAATTTTTGAAATGGAAAATATTTCCACTGAAACAATATATATTGATGGCACTAAAATTGAAGCATATGCTAATAAATATTCATTTGTTTGGAAAAAATCTATTGAGAAATACAGAGATAGATTAGATGAAAAAATTCTTGAACTAATTTCAAATTTTAATGATGATTTCAACTTACAATATGACAACTTCCTTGAAATATATTCATATCTTTCTAATTTGAATTTTCAAATAGTCAAAGGTAGAGGAAAGAGAAAATCTAAAGAGCAAAAGTATTTAGAATTATGCGCAGAATACTTAGAAAAGTATCAAAAATATTCTAATCATTTTAAAAATCTTAATGGTAGAAATAGCTATTCAAAAACTGATATAGATGCTACTTTTATGAGAATGAAAGATGACCATATGAGAAATGGTCAATTAAAACCTGGATATAATCTACAAATAGGAGTGATTAGTGAATATATTTCTTCATATGAAATTTTTTCTAACCCTTCTGATTCTAAAACTTTGATTCCATTTTTAGAGAAAATTTCATCTCAAAATTTAGAAATTAAAAATATTGTAGCTGATGCAGGATATGAAAGTATTTCAAATTATGAATATTTGGAAAAAATGGACTATACTTCATACATAAAACCAATATATTTTGAAAAATCTAAAATCAGAAAGTTTAAAAATGATTTAAACAGAGTAGAAAATTTAATATATAATCATTCTGAAAATAAGCTATTTAGAAAAGATGGATTAGAATTAGAATTTCTATACTCTAACAAAAATAATACAGTTCAATATTTTTGGAATCCTGAAACTAACAAAAAAATTAAGTACAATGCGAGATTTAGAATTTTATCAAATAAATCAAAAGAGAATGTATCAAGCAATTATGGAAAACAATTAAGAATGAACAGAAGTATTCAAGTAGAAGGTGCTTTTGCAGTTTTGAAAGAAGATATGAAATTGCGAAAATTAAAAGTTCGAAGTAAAAAAAGTGTTTTAAGAGAAATATGTTTGTTTTGTATCGCTTACAACTTCAACAGATATCTAAGCAGAAATATAAATAATCGCTTAGGAACAACACTTCACTCATTAAAAGTAGCTTAGATAAATAAAAAATCATCTACTTCTTTTTTTGATACTTAAAAATAAATATAAAAATATAAATTAGCAGAAATCTATAAAATAGATTTCTATTTTTTTATAAAAAATAAGAGAAGCTGCACAAATTAGTTTATCAATCACTAATTTGCAACAGCCCCTTAAAAAATTTAAATACTTATAAAATTAATTTTCTAATATTAATTATTTACTATTTTTGCTAAAACTCCATTTATAAACTCAGATGTCTTTTCATCTCCATATATCTTAGCAAGTTCTACTGCTTCATTTATGACTATTTCATATGGAGTATCTTCACACAAGATTTCATATACAGAAATTTTTAAAAGAGACTTTTCTACATTTCCAATTCTTTCAAAGCTCCATCCTGTTATTTTTTCTTCTATTATTTTTAAAATCTTGTCATTATTTTCAGCTATTCCATTCATATATTTTTTTATAAAAGCTATTTCATTTTCATTTTTAAGAATATCATCTCTTTTTAAATAGCT
This genomic window contains:
- a CDS encoding putative transposase — encoded protein: MQKPTNNNIFFQLNQPKLFNFLQYEISDNDPVRKLSSILEGLDFSSLMQVFSYKTKVHPIRMFSIIVYAYSRNLTSTRDIEMACHENIKFRFLLQDSKIPDHSTISRFLVKTEDILPDLFEQFVEKIFEMENISTETIYIDGTKIEAYANKYSFVWKKSIEKYRDRLDEKILELISNFNDDFNLQYDNFLEIYSYLSNLNFQIVKGRGKRKSKEQKYLELCAEYLEKYQKYSNHFKNLNGRNSYSKTDIDATFMRMKDDHMRNGQLKPGYNLQIGVISEYISSYEIFSNPSDSKTLIPFLEKISSQNLEIKNIVADAGYESISNYEYLEKMDYTSYIKPIYFEKSKIRKFKNDLNRVENLIYNHSENKLFRKDGLELEFLYSNKNNTVQYFWNPETNKKIKYNARFRILSNKSKENVSSNYGKQLRMNRSIQVEGAFAVLKEDMKLRKLKVRSKKSVLREICLFCIAYNFNRYLSRNINNRLGTTLHSLKVA